The sequence CGTATATTCCGATGTACTTCCAATCATCACCTTCTGTAGCCCATATACAGGATTGCCCAGGTTATTAAACAGATAGGTCTTGTCATTAATTTTAGTTATATTCTGAGTGGTGGCATCTCCATCCTTCGGACCGGTCTTTGGAATTCCTGAACTTGAGAAATAAAACCATTCTACACTCTCTTCATAGCCAGATAAATCCTGTGGCGGTTCCACAGAATACCAGCCCACTCTCAGCTTGCCATTGCTGTCATAATATTTATAGTTCTGGATGTCGTACTCCGCGTTATCAACTCCAACGTTCTTCCATCCGGTCTGAAGCGCTCCATCTGAGTCAAAGCAGTAAGCGACACCGTCAATCTTATAGGTCGCGTAATCTCCGGAAATGTTCTTTGGAACATACTTTTTACCGTTGTCGTTAAAATAGTACCAGAACTTTCCGTCATCATTATCCCCCGGAGTAACACGGTCCCCGTCGTTATTGCTGTTTGGTGAGAAAAGCTTCTGCCAGCCGGTACGCATGGCTCCGTCCGTTCCGCAATAATACATGTCATCAAGGACCCAGCCGGTCTGCATCTCACCATTAGGATCAAAATAATACCATTTGTTATTGATCTTGGACCAGTTATCCATAATGGCCTTTCCGCTGCTGCCGAAATAATACCACTTGTACTGGGAACTACTTGAATCCTGAAACTTCATCCATTTATCCGTAACCAGAATTCCGTTGGAGTCCATATAATAAGTATTTTCCACCCAGGTATTAACGGACATATCGCCATTGGTGTTTAAATAACGCCAAAGGTTGTCCGCTCCCTTTTTCCAGGTGTTCGTCACCTTATTTCCGCTTGTATCATAATAAACCCAGGTGCTTCCAGACTGA is a genomic window of Lacrimispora sphenoides containing:
- a CDS encoding cell wall-binding protein, whose amino-acid sequence is MKRKGLIMLAVTAMLTVGAVSVESYAAEGWAQSGSTWVYYDTSGNKVTNTWKKGADNLWRYLNTNGDMSVNTWVENTYYMDSNGILVTDKWMKFQDSSSSQYKWYYFGSSGKAIMDNWSKINNKWYYFDPNGEMQTGWVLDDMYYCGTDGAMRTGWQKLFSPNSNNDGDRVTPGDNDDGKFWYYFNDNGKKYVPKNISGDYATYKIDGVAYCFDSDGALQTGWKNVGVDNAEYDIQNYKYYDSNGKLRVGWYSVEPPQDLSGYEESVEWFYFSSSGIPKTGPKDGDATTQNITKINDKTYLFNNLGNPVYGLQKVMIGSTSEYTAFYFGDKKTSTMQKGRIKVIEGDGDEATYYFSDSGRGYTGVKDSYLYYMGKLQCADEGTKYEAIAIPTGSTKTTYVVNTSGKVSKNTTVKNSDGTRYKTGSNGNLLKVNDDDPSGEGRTPTEPAWN